A single window of uncultured Pseudodesulfovibrio sp. DNA harbors:
- a CDS encoding NFACT RNA binding domain-containing protein → MEANFFRFLGEELASSLVGRRIDKVFGPTPGIWTIKIQNTGDPLHLIYRPAKSAGHLFLSATKPANPQDAPAMAMWFRKRLRGRKILSVHTNWPRLQMALHLTPRDEPESGNYLLIDCRTGMELVDTLEHDFNHQPEWPALEDVLTEADIWREYPHISPRLRKVLNSLPEDQAHALYFGVATGSTESFYLPKTKEGWSPPLAWSSATEEETFPSALDAANAYGERTLFPMMEMEEDKPQRILVKRARKKIRRNLARLDEEKNRLDVLAQEQIKAEALQAELYRFKKAEGLEEIEVTHPVHGTMTVPLNPFLSPTENMAKYFKLAAKAQRGFPHIERRRKELLRQLQKAEDGTLEIHPAIQASQSIEQDGPSALPKRYRDLAVALFHSSDGFIILRGKNKKANHDMLSKAASPFDYWFHIQDGPSSHVILKRDHPGQDVPENTLNEAAILCGLKSYRKDDDKADVMYALVKDVRKVKGFNLGQVAVDKKIGTLRVELDPTLEDSLG, encoded by the coding sequence ATGGAAGCCAATTTCTTCCGATTTCTCGGAGAAGAACTTGCGTCTTCGCTGGTTGGCCGCCGCATTGACAAAGTCTTTGGACCGACTCCCGGAATCTGGACAATCAAAATTCAGAATACCGGCGATCCTCTTCATCTGATCTACAGGCCCGCCAAATCGGCGGGCCATTTATTTCTTTCGGCTACGAAACCGGCCAATCCTCAAGATGCTCCGGCCATGGCTATGTGGTTTCGCAAACGCCTGCGAGGCCGGAAAATATTGTCCGTTCATACAAACTGGCCCCGCCTTCAAATGGCTCTGCACCTCACGCCTCGCGACGAGCCTGAATCCGGAAATTATCTGCTTATTGATTGCCGAACAGGGATGGAACTCGTGGACACTCTGGAGCATGATTTTAATCACCAACCGGAATGGCCCGCTCTGGAAGATGTCTTGACCGAGGCTGACATATGGCGTGAATACCCTCATATCTCGCCACGCCTACGCAAAGTTCTCAATTCCCTCCCCGAAGACCAAGCCCATGCGCTCTATTTTGGCGTAGCAACAGGCAGCACCGAATCATTCTATTTACCTAAGACCAAAGAGGGGTGGTCCCCACCGCTTGCGTGGTCTTCCGCCACGGAAGAAGAAACATTCCCTTCAGCCTTGGACGCAGCAAACGCTTATGGCGAACGCACGCTTTTCCCGATGATGGAGATGGAAGAAGACAAACCTCAACGCATACTGGTCAAACGGGCTAGGAAAAAGATTCGCCGCAATCTGGCTCGACTGGATGAAGAAAAAAACCGACTCGACGTCTTGGCGCAAGAACAGATCAAAGCCGAAGCATTGCAAGCTGAACTCTATCGCTTCAAAAAGGCCGAAGGTTTAGAGGAAATAGAAGTCACGCACCCCGTGCATGGAACCATGACGGTCCCCCTCAATCCATTTCTCTCTCCTACAGAGAACATGGCTAAATATTTCAAACTGGCTGCCAAGGCACAACGAGGATTCCCTCACATTGAACGCCGACGCAAGGAACTGCTGCGTCAATTGCAAAAGGCGGAAGACGGCACTCTTGAAATTCACCCGGCTATTCAAGCCAGTCAATCCATCGAACAGGATGGTCCTTCCGCTTTGCCGAAACGATATCGCGATTTGGCCGTAGCCCTATTCCATTCCTCAGATGGCTTCATCATTCTTCGCGGCAAAAACAAGAAAGCCAATCATGATATGCTGAGTAAGGCGGCCAGCCCGTTCGACTACTGGTTCCATATTCAGGACGGCCCCAGCTCTCACGTCATCTTGAAACGAGACCATCCCGGACAGGATGTACCTGAAAACACCTTAAATGAAGCTGCCATCCTGTGTGGATTGAAGAGCTACCGCAAAGACGATGACAAAGCGGACGTCATGTACGCACTGGTCAAGGATGTACGTAAGGTTAAAGGTTTCAACCTCGGCCAAGTTGCCGTCGATAAAAAAATTGGAACTCTTCGTGTAGAACTTGACCCAACTCTCGAAGACTCTCTCGGTTAA
- a CDS encoding PAS domain-containing protein: MEMVQFNKWDTYLVHEHELIERAMAVLKKNIEGLESGQYDATQLTRALDFLLEFGDKVHNKKEEDHLFPLMNQLGIPIEGGPLGVMLMEHEAERDLLARMMLDIPKLESFPIESLTKFKQEGMEYLRIRAEHIWKENDVLYAMGRRVISADTAAKLVKDFNAIDQNAYGDSAKENYLSMVEELESTDNVRTKLVENLTTEQLHGILETLPFEVTFVDAKDTVAYFNKLDKPKVFARTRSVVGRKVQKCHPQKSVNTVQKIVEGFKNKTHDKAEFWINMGDETIMIRYFPVFDDNNKYLGVCEVTQEVGWIKRLKGEQRLLDW; the protein is encoded by the coding sequence ATGGAAATGGTTCAATTTAATAAATGGGATACGTATCTCGTCCACGAACATGAACTGATCGAAAGAGCCATGGCTGTCCTCAAAAAGAATATTGAAGGGCTTGAATCTGGACAATACGATGCCACACAGCTGACCCGCGCTCTGGATTTCCTTCTCGAATTCGGCGACAAAGTCCATAATAAGAAAGAAGAAGACCACCTCTTCCCGCTCATGAACCAACTTGGCATTCCCATTGAGGGAGGCCCACTCGGCGTTATGCTCATGGAACACGAAGCTGAACGGGACCTACTTGCCCGCATGATGCTCGACATTCCCAAGCTGGAAAGTTTCCCTATAGAAAGTCTCACTAAATTCAAACAGGAAGGCATGGAATACCTTCGTATCCGTGCAGAACACATCTGGAAGGAAAATGATGTACTCTATGCCATGGGACGCCGGGTCATCTCGGCTGATACGGCAGCAAAGTTGGTAAAGGACTTCAACGCCATTGATCAAAATGCATATGGCGACTCAGCCAAAGAAAACTACCTGTCCATGGTTGAAGAACTGGAAAGTACAGATAACGTCCGAACCAAACTGGTAGAAAATTTAACGACAGAACAACTTCATGGTATTTTGGAAACGTTGCCTTTTGAAGTTACCTTTGTCGACGCTAAAGATACCGTTGCCTACTTCAACAAACTCGATAAACCCAAAGTGTTTGCCCGGACACGATCCGTAGTCGGCCGCAAAGTCCAAAAATGTCATCCCCAAAAATCAGTGAATACCGTTCAAAAAATTGTTGAAGGCTTCAAAAACAAAACCCACGACAAAGCGGAATTCTGGATCAACATGGGCGATGAAACCATTATGATCCGATATTTCCCTGTCTTTGACGACAATAATAAATATCTCGGCGTATGCGAAGTAACTCAGGAAGTAGGATGGATCAAACGGCTTAAAGGAGAACAACGCCTCCTCGACTGGTAA
- the mutY gene encoding A/G-specific adenine glycosylase: MAVLQIFSRAGTPCLIMIEAEFPRHLLEWYDANRRELPWRKIPEPYAVWVSEIMAQQTQIDRVVGYYDRWMKRFPDVNSLACAHEEEVLKLWEGLGYYSRARNMLKAATVIAQGYGGNFPTEYADIRGLPGIGEYTAGAISSIAFGQPEPAIDANVLRVFARLLNMKESVRETKGRSRVEKQVRTLIPRGRAGDFNQAIMELGALVCTKKPDCEQCPVLKHCKSYGAGTVSKRPVLPVPQKTMRINMATGVLVHEGRILIQKRKPDDVWPGLWEFPGGGIEQGETPEQAVVREYMEEVELAIDPVEKITTIVYNYTRYHVTMHCFFCRFAEEPSVPVFNEAVEGGFMLPGELESYAFPAGQRRLIEFMKKDRVFDALFSGA, encoded by the coding sequence ATGGCCGTGTTGCAAATCTTTTCCCGAGCGGGTACACCCTGCCTCATCATGATCGAAGCTGAATTCCCCCGACATTTACTTGAATGGTATGATGCCAATCGCCGAGAATTGCCGTGGCGTAAAATTCCAGAACCATATGCTGTTTGGGTTTCTGAAATTATGGCTCAGCAGACACAGATTGACCGTGTCGTTGGGTACTATGACCGGTGGATGAAACGATTCCCTGATGTGAACTCTTTGGCTTGTGCCCATGAAGAGGAAGTACTCAAACTTTGGGAAGGACTGGGCTATTATTCCCGAGCACGGAATATGCTCAAGGCGGCAACTGTTATTGCTCAGGGATATGGCGGTAATTTTCCGACAGAGTATGCGGACATCCGTGGTTTGCCTGGTATTGGAGAGTATACAGCCGGTGCTATTAGCAGCATAGCTTTTGGTCAGCCTGAGCCAGCAATTGATGCCAATGTACTTCGTGTTTTTGCCCGTCTGCTTAATATGAAAGAATCGGTCCGTGAAACCAAGGGGCGTTCTCGTGTAGAAAAGCAGGTGCGGACACTTATTCCGAGAGGTCGGGCCGGTGATTTTAATCAGGCCATTATGGAATTGGGTGCTTTGGTTTGTACCAAAAAACCTGATTGTGAGCAGTGTCCGGTTTTGAAGCATTGTAAATCCTATGGCGCTGGAACGGTGTCAAAGCGTCCAGTTTTGCCAGTACCCCAAAAGACCATGCGTATAAATATGGCGACCGGTGTGTTAGTGCATGAAGGGAGAATCCTTATTCAGAAGCGTAAGCCTGATGATGTTTGGCCCGGTCTGTGGGAATTCCCGGGCGGGGGGATTGAGCAGGGTGAAACTCCGGAGCAGGCTGTTGTGCGTGAGTATATGGAAGAGGTCGAACTGGCGATTGATCCGGTGGAAAAGATTACTACCATTGTTTATAATTATACGCGCTATCATGTGACTATGCATTGCTTTTTCTGCCGATTTGCAGAAGAGCCTTCCGTTCCTGTCTTTAATGAAGCGGTTGAAGGTGGATTTATGCTTCCAGGTGAACTGGAATCCTATGCTTTTCCTGCGGGACAACGTCGTCTTATCGAGTTCATGAAAAAAGACAGAGTCTTTGACGCGTTATTTTCAGGCGCGTAA
- a CDS encoding tetratricopeptide repeat protein: protein MADIAKLIETLPEVSQSRLVASGYGVWVAWKGDLHNAIPNTLQEYGALCIARQGDQALWFCNSDEVFRAVARLQVWTRVNPTPVFCQLVPLTFLVGYDLEYTVSLSVELDRQTITVPDEFELVVHPKLKEKVNGVQGLSVENVGGIDGLANVEWLKITADQGLDYESTRKWYFIVKPLGKMSDKESILGWRDFSGEIIELLQRLGLKYISDVKEGALFFPLDNFRLLRTLCTELLGLIKTTKEDDTKRYWPIVMAAVLQGPYHFTADLPKKVGLDWNRMTPDFPYVRFMDGFLLSEWFRMNEARYGTEQVSLESWCTVSLKEGGEDIGYGSMQVALPNALVSVEGTECFYCGLKNHSPKNCPSKGLAKPQPQIWRQLAKTDIQDFSSGFDEIDTGVDMENFSVSISQLMNAKNDLKSIMARAVFEINAPSQLRTLRLVWRSRGKDWADGFKQLAPEEGEFVWDAIRAVEDGELEKAEHLIKEAQSASPRNYQPHSLWGFWYMEKGDFNQALFHWQEAERLSYSSLQQGCMAYLQGRLLEVEGNLKDAINLYKHANSQSPTWLEPSYRQAVCMVKMGFTGQAMDLFFDLIGRDPNIFNRILVDPELDRGRVQLMNALWEQWTQAEESVESVRIKVNDLSTDITKRFNQDHEYSETANEELERLRLLGETNNFVAYQLLLRGTDKFEAALDVEVKREIKRVNSNLEYLSERVRQIQKEAAWFPFPKLLLEFNKEFNACVDKINWISTQHLNEAENFRKSLKFVEQIEDHIDSLQRRLVTLRIIRDSTLFVLMLGRNFIWLELIGLGLLLIGIPSLIYFTRDIQGNYIVDLFNDESKRWEISKGIIIILSILCVAFAAVKSALTFDKKKRELFDKMDEEYRQRSRKRY from the coding sequence GTGGCGGATATAGCCAAACTCATTGAGACTCTTCCCGAAGTCAGTCAGTCTAGGCTTGTGGCCTCTGGCTATGGCGTCTGGGTGGCTTGGAAGGGTGACTTGCATAATGCTATTCCCAATACTCTTCAGGAGTATGGGGCGCTATGCATCGCTCGGCAGGGAGATCAGGCCTTATGGTTTTGCAATTCCGACGAGGTGTTTCGTGCGGTTGCGAGGTTGCAAGTTTGGACTCGTGTTAATCCAACGCCTGTGTTTTGCCAGCTTGTCCCACTGACCTTTTTGGTTGGATACGATCTTGAATATACAGTTTCCTTGTCGGTGGAACTTGATCGGCAAACGATTACTGTCCCTGATGAATTTGAGTTGGTGGTTCATCCCAAACTGAAAGAAAAAGTCAACGGTGTTCAGGGATTGAGTGTCGAAAATGTCGGCGGAATTGATGGCTTGGCCAATGTTGAATGGCTCAAGATAACGGCAGATCAGGGACTTGACTATGAATCCACGAGGAAGTGGTACTTTATCGTCAAACCGTTGGGCAAGATGTCCGATAAGGAAAGCATTCTTGGTTGGCGTGATTTTTCCGGAGAAATTATTGAATTACTCCAGAGGTTGGGGCTCAAATATATTTCTGATGTCAAGGAAGGCGCACTCTTTTTCCCTCTGGATAATTTCCGTTTGCTTCGGACTCTGTGTACTGAGTTGCTTGGATTGATCAAGACAACGAAAGAAGATGATACAAAGCGGTACTGGCCAATTGTCATGGCGGCGGTATTGCAAGGTCCTTATCATTTTACGGCAGATTTGCCTAAAAAGGTTGGGCTGGATTGGAATCGGATGACTCCGGATTTTCCTTACGTTCGATTCATGGATGGGTTTCTTCTTTCTGAATGGTTTCGTATGAACGAAGCCCGATATGGAACCGAGCAGGTTTCACTTGAATCCTGGTGTACTGTTTCATTGAAAGAAGGAGGCGAGGATATTGGGTATGGGTCAATGCAGGTGGCATTACCCAACGCATTGGTCTCGGTGGAAGGTACTGAATGTTTTTATTGTGGCTTGAAAAACCATAGCCCTAAAAATTGTCCATCAAAAGGGTTAGCCAAACCTCAGCCGCAAATATGGCGTCAACTCGCCAAGACGGATATTCAGGATTTTTCCAGTGGTTTTGATGAAATCGATACCGGTGTGGATATGGAGAATTTTTCCGTTAGCATTTCACAATTGATGAATGCCAAGAATGATTTGAAAAGCATTATGGCCCGTGCTGTGTTTGAAATTAATGCTCCAAGTCAACTTCGAACATTGAGACTCGTTTGGCGGAGTCGGGGCAAGGACTGGGCGGACGGATTTAAGCAATTAGCCCCTGAAGAGGGTGAATTCGTCTGGGACGCTATCCGAGCTGTTGAAGACGGAGAACTGGAAAAAGCAGAGCACCTCATCAAGGAGGCGCAATCTGCATCACCTCGGAATTACCAGCCACATTCCTTGTGGGGATTTTGGTATATGGAGAAGGGAGATTTTAATCAGGCGCTGTTTCATTGGCAGGAAGCCGAACGCTTGAGTTACTCCTCTTTGCAGCAAGGGTGCATGGCTTATCTTCAGGGAAGACTCTTGGAAGTTGAGGGGAATCTTAAGGATGCCATCAATTTGTACAAGCACGCCAATTCGCAATCTCCTACATGGTTGGAACCATCATACAGGCAAGCCGTTTGCATGGTGAAGATGGGGTTCACTGGTCAAGCAATGGACCTATTCTTTGATCTTATTGGTCGTGATCCTAATATTTTCAACCGTATTCTGGTTGACCCAGAGCTTGATCGAGGACGGGTACAGCTTATGAATGCCTTGTGGGAACAGTGGACGCAGGCCGAGGAGTCTGTGGAGTCTGTTCGTATCAAGGTGAATGATCTTTCGACTGATATCACTAAACGTTTTAATCAGGATCACGAGTATTCAGAAACCGCAAACGAAGAATTGGAAAGACTGCGGTTACTAGGAGAAACAAATAATTTTGTAGCGTACCAGTTGCTTTTACGGGGAACAGATAAGTTTGAGGCTGCCCTTGATGTTGAAGTTAAACGTGAAATTAAACGTGTTAACTCCAATCTGGAATACCTGTCGGAACGAGTGCGTCAAATTCAAAAGGAAGCAGCCTGGTTTCCTTTTCCTAAATTGCTTTTGGAATTCAACAAAGAATTCAATGCCTGCGTGGATAAAATAAACTGGATTAGTACGCAACATTTGAATGAGGCGGAGAATTTCAGGAAGTCATTGAAATTTGTCGAGCAGATTGAAGATCATATTGACAGTCTCCAACGACGGCTTGTTACTTTGCGTATTATTCGTGATTCAACACTTTTTGTTTTGATGTTGGGCCGTAATTTTATATGGCTGGAACTTATTGGCCTTGGGTTGTTGCTTATCGGTATCCCTTCGCTTATTTATTTTACTCGAGATATTCAGGGAAATTATATTGTCGATTTATTTAATGATGAAAGCAAGCGATGGGAAATATCCAAAGGGATAATCATTATTCTGAGTATCCTATGCGTGGCCTTTGCTGCAGTGAAAAGTGCTTTGACTTTTGATAAGAAAAAGCGCGAACTTTTTGATAAGATGGATGAAGAGTATCGTCAGCGATCTCGTAAGCGCTATTGA
- a CDS encoding glycosyltransferase family A protein, whose translation MENKIVSIILPTYNRAGFIGAALESVLAQTYEQWECIIIDDGSTDETVDVISQYDDPRFVYLYQDNQGVSGARNTGIEACRGDMMALLDSDDEWLPAKLATQVAYMEDHGYEICQTEEIWFRGGKRVNQPKKYAKPEGWFFEASLEMCLISPSCTMFTGRAWNDIGPFDTNMPSCEDYDMWLRACLYYPVGLVPEKLTIKHGGRADQLSICVPCADLHRIRALIKILQSRKLDAEQWNMALASLQRKVEIYMQGCEKRGKSDEANRVWNLFCIVREGKKVPLNTLC comes from the coding sequence ATGGAAAATAAAATCGTATCTATTATTCTCCCGACGTACAATCGTGCAGGATTTATCGGAGCAGCTTTGGAATCTGTTCTGGCTCAAACCTATGAGCAGTGGGAGTGTATAATTATTGATGACGGTTCCACAGACGAGACCGTTGACGTCATTTCTCAGTATGATGATCCGCGTTTTGTTTATCTGTATCAAGACAATCAAGGGGTGTCGGGAGCACGCAACACTGGTATAGAGGCTTGCAGGGGGGACATGATGGCCCTGTTGGACTCCGATGATGAGTGGTTGCCTGCCAAGCTCGCTACACAGGTTGCTTACATGGAGGATCACGGATACGAAATTTGCCAGACAGAAGAGATATGGTTTCGTGGCGGAAAACGTGTCAATCAACCCAAGAAGTACGCCAAGCCTGAAGGGTGGTTCTTTGAGGCTTCGTTGGAAATGTGTTTGATAAGTCCATCCTGCACAATGTTTACGGGACGAGCATGGAACGACATCGGGCCATTTGATACGAATATGCCGTCGTGTGAAGATTATGATATGTGGCTTCGAGCCTGCCTATATTATCCTGTTGGGTTGGTGCCAGAAAAGTTAACTATTAAACATGGTGGGCGTGCTGACCAGTTGTCAATTTGTGTTCCGTGTGCAGACCTTCATCGTATTCGTGCTTTGATAAAAATCCTGCAAAGTCGTAAACTTGACGCAGAACAATGGAATATGGCTCTGGCGTCCTTGCAGCGAAAGGTTGAGATATATATGCAAGGGTGTGAAAAAAGAGGGAAAAGTGATGAGGCCAATCGGGTTTGGAATCTGTTTTGCATAGTGCGTGAAGGGAAAAAAGTTCCCTTGAATACATTATGTTAG
- a CDS encoding glycosyltransferase family 4 protein: MKIFQVINVRWFNATAWYAITLSRLLADAGHDVVVLTQAGTAPDKIARDIGLNTVPIDLNTTNPVRFATATKHIIQLLRTHRPDIVNCHRGEGFFLWGLLKLMGFKFKLVRTRGDQRPPRNDIFNRWLHAKVADSVVVTNRRMAEYFLEKMRTPGKGLWLIHGGVDSKKFCFDQEGRNRVRKEFGFTSDHTVVGLLGRFDRVKGHKETIAAVARLREQGHDSIRLFLIGFDTAMTSSQIQEYIDEYSIDDITHISGKRADVEACISALDIGVVASLWSEAIARSALEVMAAGRPLVSTNVGVMPDLVSPAMLVKPNDIDGLAQTIGMLIEQSELRKEVLEAQKRTMSQLTLEEFLKRTLNLYQSLLDES; encoded by the coding sequence ATGAAAATATTCCAAGTTATCAATGTCCGCTGGTTCAACGCCACCGCATGGTATGCAATCACCCTGAGCCGCCTTCTGGCCGATGCAGGCCACGACGTCGTTGTCCTGACCCAAGCAGGAACCGCTCCTGATAAAATAGCCCGCGACATAGGGCTTAACACAGTCCCTATCGATCTGAACACGACGAATCCTGTCCGGTTTGCCACCGCTACGAAGCATATCATACAACTATTACGTACACACCGCCCTGACATCGTGAACTGTCACAGAGGTGAAGGTTTTTTCCTGTGGGGACTGCTCAAACTTATGGGCTTCAAATTCAAACTCGTCCGTACCAGGGGTGATCAACGTCCGCCCAGAAATGATATTTTTAACCGCTGGCTTCATGCAAAGGTTGCGGACAGTGTGGTTGTTACCAACCGCCGCATGGCCGAATACTTTCTAGAAAAGATGCGCACTCCAGGTAAAGGCCTTTGGCTCATCCACGGTGGCGTAGACTCTAAAAAATTTTGCTTCGACCAAGAGGGCAGAAATCGGGTCCGCAAAGAATTCGGATTCACTTCAGACCATACTGTGGTGGGCCTACTCGGTCGTTTTGATCGGGTCAAGGGACACAAGGAAACAATCGCGGCCGTAGCCCGCTTGCGAGAACAGGGGCACGACTCAATCCGCCTATTCCTCATAGGTTTTGACACAGCCATGACCAGTTCACAGATTCAAGAGTACATCGACGAATATTCCATAGACGACATTACTCACATCAGCGGCAAAAGAGCCGATGTTGAAGCTTGCATCAGCGCACTTGACATTGGAGTAGTTGCATCACTCTGGTCCGAGGCCATCGCTCGATCCGCTCTGGAGGTCATGGCTGCCGGGCGCCCGTTGGTGTCAACCAATGTCGGAGTCATGCCCGATCTGGTCAGCCCCGCCATGCTCGTCAAACCAAACGACATTGATGGTCTTGCACAAACCATTGGTATGTTAATTGAGCAGTCCGAACTCCGTAAAGAAGTCCTGGAAGCCCAAAAAAGGACTATGTCGCAACTGACTTTGGAAGAGTTCCTCAAAAGGACACTGAACCTCTACCAAAGTCTACTTGATGAAAGTTGA
- a CDS encoding lytic murein transglycosylase: MSRWIVSDSMNFTRMKRAAFVFALAAVFFCSMSPFAKAEDQELWQPLVSQLVDDGFDQAHMTYLFSSPDLEFSPQIMARKMNSLLNIKLSTKKPGPPKEPEVMVRYLNPILIAGAYAFYRENRAEFAIIEERYGVPGELLTSLLLVETRLGTNVGDSNAFTILASMALSRDFSLIKAGIKRTDVSDDIMKWLVKRTQQKASWAYTELKALLRYAEGNGQNPLSIPSSMYGAIGQCQFMPTSAEHYGKDGTGDGRVDLFETRDALHSMANFIAEHGWKNSLSPEGKHKVLYRYNHSDSYAMTILSVADKIRKTKDLFGG; this comes from the coding sequence TTGTCCCGATGGATCGTATCTGATTCCATGAATTTTACTCGCATGAAACGTGCGGCCTTCGTGTTTGCGTTGGCCGCCGTTTTCTTTTGTTCAATGTCTCCTTTTGCAAAGGCAGAAGATCAGGAGCTTTGGCAGCCATTGGTTAGTCAGTTGGTTGATGACGGTTTTGATCAAGCCCATATGACCTATCTTTTTTCCAGCCCCGACTTGGAATTCTCTCCACAGATTATGGCCCGGAAGATGAATTCACTACTTAACATCAAACTTTCTACGAAGAAGCCCGGGCCTCCCAAGGAACCCGAGGTCATGGTTCGGTATCTCAATCCTATTTTGATTGCAGGGGCGTATGCCTTTTATCGTGAAAATAGAGCTGAGTTTGCCATTATCGAGGAGCGCTATGGGGTGCCGGGGGAGTTGCTGACCTCACTTTTGCTTGTGGAGACTCGTCTCGGGACGAACGTTGGTGACAGTAATGCGTTTACCATCTTGGCAAGTATGGCGTTATCACGAGATTTTTCATTGATTAAGGCTGGTATAAAAAGGACAGATGTTTCTGATGACATCATGAAATGGCTGGTTAAACGAACGCAGCAAAAGGCGAGTTGGGCATATACGGAACTGAAAGCCTTGTTGAGATATGCTGAAGGGAATGGTCAGAACCCGCTTTCCATTCCGAGCTCTATGTATGGAGCCATTGGGCAATGCCAGTTCATGCCAACCAGCGCAGAGCATTATGGCAAAGATGGCACAGGTGATGGGCGTGTTGATTTGTTTGAAACTCGTGATGCCTTACACAGCATGGCAAATTTCATAGCTGAACATGGTTGGAAAAACAGTTTGTCGCCTGAAGGCAAGCATAAAGTGTTGTACAGATATAACCATTCAGACAGTTACGCCATGACCATTCTTTCTGTTGCTGACAAGATCAGAAAAACAAAGGATTTATTTGGCGGTTAA
- a CDS encoding dual CXXC motif small (seleno)protein — protein MFVHRKRTWRADGMECKLCGFDLTAYRGCQEVTLRCPQCGETYDLKEFVSKMDDDFEEEMEFVPMDRI, from the coding sequence ATGTTTGTTCATCGTAAACGCACTTGGCGTGCTGATGGCATGGAGTGCAAACTGTGCGGATTCGACCTGACAGCTTATAGAGGGTGCCAAGAGGTGACCCTACGATGTCCTCAATGCGGGGAAACGTATGATCTCAAGGAGTTTGTCTCCAAAATGGATGATGACTTCGAGGAGGAGATGGAGTTTGTCCCGATGGATCGTATCTGA
- a CDS encoding TolC family protein has protein sequence MSRNRFSLFVLTLVAVLAFSTLAFAQDADPAMGSESKSAEITGPFDLERCVQRALDLNPSMTSIRAQLQGTKFGTRSSMGDFGPALSATYGYKHYDRGYTSSGKQSDWVAGVNVTQPVFKGFNLLATWQKAQLTEESTMASLTNVELTLVENVQTTFLSLLKARMDVKSAEDSVARLESQLKVISAFYDVGLRPKAEVLDAEVDLATSKQGLLTARNNVFTQEAQLNTLLNIPIEMDVEYVGQLQYVPFDLSLKECLTRAYDHRPDLLIGEKSVEIAKKDVTISESSFYPSVDATWDYVNRGDNAGLNGGGDYTHEGSEYWTAGVSASMSIFEWGSDYYDSKQFDQTVKQLQADLENTRLNAGFEVKRALLSIQEAADRITVAKKSVTAAEEAYRMAVARYQAQVGTNTDVLNAQERLTASEAQLSQALADYGTAVSALYVAMGEKNLGLKDAK, from the coding sequence ATGAGCCGTAATCGGTTTTCTCTTTTTGTTTTGACCCTCGTGGCCGTTCTGGCCTTTTCTACCTTGGCTTTTGCCCAAGACGCTGATCCCGCTATGGGATCCGAATCCAAATCTGCGGAAATCACTGGTCCTTTTGATTTGGAGCGGTGCGTGCAACGCGCTTTGGACCTTAATCCGAGCATGACTTCAATTCGTGCTCAGTTGCAGGGCACCAAGTTCGGAACACGTTCATCCATGGGTGATTTTGGGCCTGCTTTGAGTGCGACTTATGGCTATAAGCATTATGATCGTGGGTACACATCGAGTGGGAAACAATCCGATTGGGTTGCTGGTGTTAACGTCACGCAGCCTGTTTTTAAGGGGTTTAATCTGCTTGCCACTTGGCAGAAGGCTCAACTGACTGAAGAATCCACGATGGCTTCTTTGACCAACGTCGAGTTGACCCTTGTTGAAAATGTTCAGACGACGTTTTTGTCTTTGCTAAAGGCTCGGATGGATGTGAAGAGCGCGGAAGATTCTGTTGCACGACTGGAATCTCAGCTTAAGGTTATCAGTGCATTTTATGATGTTGGCCTCAGGCCTAAAGCCGAAGTGCTGGACGCTGAAGTTGATTTGGCGACTTCCAAACAGGGGCTTTTGACTGCGCGCAACAATGTTTTTACTCAAGAAGCTCAACTCAACACTTTGTTGAATATTCCTATCGAAATGGATGTGGAATATGTTGGTCAACTTCAATACGTTCCTTTTGATCTTTCCCTCAAAGAGTGCCTGACTCGTGCTTATGATCATCGTCCCGACTTGTTGATTGGTGAAAAGAGTGTTGAGATTGCCAAGAAGGACGTGACTATTTCCGAAAGCAGTTTTTATCCTTCGGTTGACGCTACATGGGATTACGTTAACCGGGGTGATAACGCCGGTTTGAATGGCGGCGGAGACTATACTCATGAAGGTTCTGAATACTGGACTGCCGGCGTGAGTGCATCAATGTCCATTTTCGAATGGGGTTCCGATTATTACGATTCCAAGCAGTTCGATCAAACTGTGAAGCAGTTGCAAGCGGACTTGGAAAACACTCGCCTCAATGCTGGTTTTGAAGTCAAGCGTGCTTTGTTGAGCATTCAAGAGGCCGCCGACCGTATTACTGTTGCTAAGAAGTCCGTGACTGCTGCAGAAGAAGCCTATCGCATGGCTGTGGCTCGGTATCAGGCTCAGGTCGGTACTAACACGGATGTGTTGAATGCTCAGGAAAGACTGACAGCCAGCGAGGCACAACTTTCTCAGGCTTTGGCTGATTACGGCACAGCCGTTTCTGCTCTGTATGTTGCCATGGGTGAGAAGAACCTCGGACTGAAAGACGCCAAATAG